Proteins co-encoded in one Prunus persica cultivar Lovell chromosome G6, Prunus_persica_NCBIv2, whole genome shotgun sequence genomic window:
- the LOC18774592 gene encoding putative receptor-like protein kinase At4g00960, which yields MAPLMFSFRFMFFLSPVLFLMISTQSIRPWCYNDKGNYTTNSTYQTNLNTLLSSLFSPSNNGNGYGFYNSSYGENPDQVYTIGLCRGDVTVDICRDCLSKGTQQLTQVCPNQKEAFGVFDLCTLHYANRSIYGAIETFPPLMWYNVQNVSYDVDGFFQELKTLLDDLRGQAAGNGSLRKFAVGTVTAPNFQTIYGLAQCRPDLTAQDCSYCLGSSMADIQEYFPGKEGGLISKPSCDLRYEIYPIVDPTTVRPLPSSSPPLSSPPPPSTSTGGSKSNRSQIVIIIVVPIVVSVVLIVIFFCICLRVRRTKKKLETGKLIQGSDDTDEIGSAESLQFDLATIRVSTDDFSEANKLGEGGFGSVYRGRLLNGKDIAVKRLSTNSGQGDLEFKNEVLLVAKLQHRNLVRLLGFCLEGSERLLVYEFVPNASLDHIIFDPTKRAQLDWVRRYKIVVGIARGLLYLHEDSRLKIIHRDLKASNILIDAEMNSKISDFGMARLFVLDQTQGNTSRIVGTFGYMAPEYAMHGHFSVKSDVYSFGVLVLEIVSGQKNSGFRHGENAEDLLSFAWRSWREGTASNLIDPTLNTGSRNEIMRCIHIGLLCVQENVADRPTMASVILMMNSYSFTLPVPSQPAFYLHRSIGLDMSLRSEYNSGATRSDRSKSNSVLVMEYETFTEPHPR from the exons ATGGCGCCATTAATGTTCTCCTTCAGATTTATGTTCTTCCTTTCTCCCGTTTTGTTCCTCATGATCAGCACTCAATCTATACGCCCATGGTGTTACAACGATAAAGGCAACTACACCACCAACAGTACATACCAGACAAACCTCAAcacccttctctcttctcttttttccccCTCCAACAACGGTAATGGCTACGGCTTCTACAACTCATCCTACGGGGAAAACCCCGACCAGGTTTACACAATCGGGCTATGTCGAGGGGATGTCACGGTGGACATTTGCCGTGACTGCCTCAGCAAAGGCACACAACAGCTCACACAGGTCTGTCCCAATCAAAAGGAAGCTTTCGGCGTATTTGACCTGTGCACGCTTCACTACGCCAACCGCTCCATCTACGGAGCCATTGAAACTTTCCCTCCTCTCATGTGGTATAACGTACAGAACGTGTCCTACGACGTCGACGGGTTTTTTCAAGAGCTGAAGACGCTACTGGATGACCTAAGGGGTCAAGCTGCAGGGAACGGTTCACTTCGAAAATTTGCGGTAGGGACCGTAACCGCTCCCAACTTCCAAACAATCTATGGACTTGCGCAGTGTAGGCCGGATTTGACCGCGCAGGACTGCAGTTATTGCTTGGGTAGTTCTATGGCAGATATCCAAGAATATTTTCCGGGGAAGGAAGGTGGTCTTATTAGTAAACCCAGCTGTGATCTTAGGTATGAGATCTATCCCATCGTTGACCCTACAACTGTCCGACCATTGCCGTCTTCTTCACCGCCACTGTCTAGTCCTCCTCCCCCGTCAACCAGTACAGGag GATCGAAGAGTAACAGATCTCAGATTGTCATCATTATTGTTGTGCCAATTGTTGTTTCTGTGGTACTGATAGTTATATTCTTCTGCATTTGTTTAAGAGTAAggaggacaaaaaaaaaacttgaaactgGGAAGTTAATTCAAG GCAGCGACGATACAGATGAAATTGGATCTGCAGAATCCTTGCAATTTGACTTGGCCACCATTAGAGTTTCCACAGATGACTTTTCTGAAGCAAATAAACTTGGAGAGGGCGGATTTGGATCTGTTTACAGG ggTAGGCTTCTCAATGGAAAAGATATAGCTGTTAAAAGGCTCTCTACAAATTCTGGGCAAGGAGATTTAGAATTCAAAAATGAGGTCTTGTTAGTGGCTAAACTTCAACACCGGAATTTAGTTAGACTCTTAGGTTTCTGCTTAGAAGGAAGTGAAAGGCTTCTTGTCTATGAATTTGTCCCTAATGCAAGTCTCGATCACATCATATTTG ACCCAACAAAGCGTGCACAACTAGATTGGGTGAGGCGCTACAAAATCGTAGTAGGCATTGCTCGAGGCCTCCTTTACCTCCACGAAGACTCTCGCCTTAAAATTATTCATCGTGATCTCAAAGCTAGTAACATCTTGATAGATGCAGAAATGAActccaaaatttcagattttggcaTGGCAAGGTTGTTCGTTCTTGATCAAACGCAAGGCAATACTAGTCGGATTGTTGGGACCTT TGGGTATATGGCTCCAGAGTATGCAATGCATGGGCACTTTTCTGTTAAGTCCGATGTCTACAGTTTTGGTGTGTTAGTTCTAGAGATAGTCAGTGGACAAAAAAATAGTGGCTTCAGGCATGGAGAAAATGCGGAGGATCTTCTAAGCTTC GCCTGGAGAAGTTGGAGGGAAGGGACAGCTTCAAATCTAATAGATCCCACATTGAACACTGGttcaagaaatgaaataatgaGATGCATCCACATTGGATTATTATGTGTGCAAGAAAATGTAGCTGATAGGCCAACCATGGCTTCTGTTATTCTCATGATGAATAGCTACTCCTTCACTCTCCCAGTGCCCTCCCAACCTGCATTTTATTTGCATAGAAGCATTGGATTGGACATGTCGTTACGATCTGAATATAATTCAGGGGCAACAAGGTCAGATCGATCCAAGAGTAACTCTGTCCTGGTAATGGAATATGAGACTTTTACTGAACCACATCCTCGCTAG